The following are encoded in a window of Pseudomonas sp. JQ170C genomic DNA:
- a CDS encoding helix-turn-helix transcriptional regulator: MTDLSRTQGFSSQAMSALEGRFYRPPLPEGHVPRARLCQRLQSGLGGRLLLVNAPAGFGKSSLAVEFCQGLPNHWSSLWLGLSRRDSDPGRFLERLLEGLQQYCPAVGNQALGLLKMRQRHQPFAFEEWLDGLLDELARHLQPHNPLLLVLDDYHLAQGPVLDRCLQFFLNHLPPGLVLLVTSRQRPDWHLARLRLSRQLLELNEQDLRLTPDESLAVLGQQPTALRGQALDNLIQRSDGWVAGLRFWQLAASESGADSALPQALHGGEGLIRDYLLEEVIDILPPEVQGFLNDTACQERFCAELCDALRESHDSAEIIRFLQAHQVFLVPLDEHGRWYRYHHLFSDLLRSRQTSLPLSSLHLRACRWFHGQGLLDEAVEQALRAGHLDVAANLVQNLSEEQLLAEQNVGMLLRWKMDLPDSLLISTPRLIVLYSWALGLAGQLDAAEELASHLSRFLPAPSATAQKSMLAQWLALSGVIARGRGDREGTLAYCSEALHSLPQKRYGQRLVCLSTLSNLAIADGDFWRARGWNREALELAQRVGNPLFEALAHYDRARVLHARGEVLRAQDEVREGLQRLQGLSAQRLYAVRARLTLYEGYLLAARLQPEAGRSRLRAGLVEARACRDISVLIGHCVIASLDGREERFAEAFAELAEAERLMHIWDVPPVFYLAMITLVKCELWLAQGRTDLAESWLLRLGQTYGGQQAASAPEFHPLLPLHIELQQALLERTQGRLEQSGRRLQALVTRGQASGGQLLCVTALCQWIGLLLANNSEQQARDLLVLSLEAARGGTLQPFQRLLIEHPLWLREQLLAQPASPAQASLLSLLPALQAPEPSASASCEALSARETAVLELIAQGCSNQEISERLFISLHTVKTHASHINSKLGVERRTQAVARAKALGLLS; encoded by the coding sequence ATGACTGATCTGTCCCGTACGCAAGGGTTCTCCAGCCAGGCCATGAGTGCCCTGGAAGGGCGTTTCTATCGTCCGCCACTGCCTGAAGGGCACGTGCCGCGTGCGCGGTTGTGCCAGCGCCTGCAGTCGGGGCTGGGCGGTCGCCTGTTGCTGGTCAATGCCCCTGCCGGTTTCGGCAAGAGCTCGCTGGCGGTGGAGTTCTGCCAGGGCCTGCCCAACCACTGGAGCAGCCTGTGGCTGGGGCTCAGTCGGCGTGACAGCGATCCGGGGCGTTTCCTCGAACGCCTGCTCGAAGGCTTGCAGCAGTACTGCCCGGCGGTGGGCAACCAGGCCCTTGGCCTGCTGAAGATGCGCCAGCGTCACCAACCCTTCGCCTTCGAGGAATGGCTCGACGGCCTGCTCGATGAGCTGGCCCGCCACCTGCAACCGCACAATCCCCTGCTGCTGGTACTGGACGACTATCACCTGGCCCAGGGCCCGGTGCTCGATCGTTGCCTGCAGTTCTTTCTCAACCACCTGCCGCCGGGCCTGGTGCTGCTGGTCACCAGCCGCCAGCGCCCGGACTGGCACCTGGCCCGTTTGCGCCTCTCGCGCCAACTGCTGGAGCTCAACGAACAGGACCTGCGCCTGACCCCGGACGAGTCGCTGGCAGTGCTCGGTCAACAACCCACCGCCTTGCGCGGTCAGGCGCTGGACAACCTGATCCAGCGCAGCGACGGCTGGGTCGCCGGCCTGCGCTTCTGGCAGCTGGCGGCCAGCGAGTCGGGGGCCGACAGTGCATTGCCCCAGGCACTGCATGGCGGTGAAGGGTTGATCCGCGATTACCTGCTTGAAGAAGTGATCGACATCCTGCCGCCCGAGGTCCAGGGCTTCCTCAACGACACCGCCTGCCAGGAGCGCTTCTGCGCCGAGTTGTGCGACGCCCTGCGCGAAAGCCACGACAGCGCCGAGATCATCCGTTTCCTGCAAGCGCACCAGGTATTCCTGGTGCCACTGGACGAACATGGGCGCTGGTACCGCTATCACCATCTGTTTTCCGATCTGCTGCGCAGTCGCCAGACCAGCCTGCCGTTGTCGAGCCTGCACCTGCGCGCGTGCCGCTGGTTCCATGGCCAGGGTCTGCTCGACGAGGCGGTGGAGCAGGCCTTGCGGGCGGGGCACCTGGATGTTGCCGCCAACCTGGTGCAGAACCTGTCCGAGGAACAACTGCTGGCCGAGCAGAACGTCGGCATGTTGCTGCGCTGGAAGATGGACCTGCCCGACAGCCTGCTGATCAGCACGCCGCGCCTGATCGTGCTGTACAGCTGGGCCCTGGGCCTGGCCGGGCAACTGGATGCCGCCGAAGAACTGGCCAGCCATCTGAGTCGGTTCTTGCCGGCACCGTCGGCGACGGCGCAAAAATCCATGCTGGCGCAGTGGCTGGCGCTGAGCGGGGTGATTGCCCGTGGGCGCGGTGATCGCGAGGGCACCCTGGCCTATTGCAGCGAAGCGTTGCACAGCTTGCCGCAGAAGCGTTATGGCCAGCGGCTGGTGTGCCTGTCGACGCTGTCCAACCTGGCCATTGCCGATGGCGACTTCTGGCGTGCCCGGGGCTGGAACCGCGAAGCCCTGGAACTGGCGCAGCGGGTCGGCAATCCGCTGTTCGAGGCCCTGGCCCATTACGACCGGGCGCGGGTACTGCACGCCCGTGGCGAGGTGTTGCGCGCCCAGGACGAAGTGCGCGAGGGCTTGCAGCGCTTGCAAGGGCTGTCGGCGCAACGTCTGTATGCGGTGCGGGCGCGGCTGACCTTGTACGAGGGCTATCTGCTGGCCGCACGTCTGCAGCCGGAGGCCGGACGCAGCCGCTTGCGCGCCGGCCTGGTCGAGGCGCGAGCCTGTCGCGACATCAGTGTATTGATCGGCCACTGCGTGATCGCCTCGCTGGACGGGCGTGAAGAGCGCTTTGCCGAAGCCTTCGCCGAACTGGCCGAGGCCGAGCGGCTGATGCACATCTGGGATGTGCCGCCGGTGTTCTATCTGGCGATGATCACCCTGGTCAAATGTGAGCTCTGGCTGGCCCAGGGGCGCACCGACCTTGCCGAGTCCTGGCTGCTGCGCCTGGGCCAGACCTACGGCGGCCAGCAGGCCGCTTCGGCGCCGGAATTCCATCCACTGCTGCCGTTGCACATCGAGCTGCAACAAGCCCTGCTTGAACGCACCCAAGGACGCCTGGAGCAATCCGGGCGACGCCTGCAGGCACTGGTGACGCGCGGTCAGGCCAGTGGCGGGCAGTTGCTGTGCGTCACCGCCCTGTGCCAGTGGATCGGCTTGCTGCTGGCCAACAACAGTGAACAGCAGGCCCGCGACTTGCTGGTGTTGAGTCTTGAAGCGGCGCGCGGCGGCACCTTGCAGCCCTTCCAGCGTTTGCTGATCGAACACCCGCTGTGGCTGCGCGAGCAACTGCTGGCGCAACCTGCGAGTCCGGCGCAGGCCAGCCTGCTTTCCTTGCTGCCGGCCCTGCAGGCCCCGGAGCCTTCCGCCAGCGCTAGCTGTGAGGCCCTGAGCGCCCGGGAAACCGCGGTGCTGGAGCTTATCGCCCAAGGGTGCTCGAACCAGGAAATCAGCGAACGCCTGTTCATCTCGCTGCACACCGTCAAAACCCACGCCAGCCACATCAACAGCAAACTCGGGGTCGAGCGGCGCACCCAGGCCGTGGCCCGGGCCAAGGCCCTGGGCCTGCTGAGCTGA
- a CDS encoding MliC family protein: MFATRTSVLLIGLLSAGSALAADSPSFSCDKAQGMALKVCQSPELSKLDRDLAAIFKKALSQADSDSQKLLKATQRGWIKGRDECWKATDADACVREQYQTRLVELQIKSGSVQVPAAVEFECDDNDKPFTAVFYNQLDPQAAVLTYGDDQTIAIAQRTASGSKYAREGVEFWEHQGEAKVKWYGQELTCRAAQ, from the coding sequence ATGTTTGCCACACGCACGTCGGTGCTGTTGATCGGTTTGTTGTCGGCCGGGTCAGCCCTGGCGGCAGACAGCCCGTCGTTCTCCTGCGACAAGGCCCAGGGTATGGCGCTTAAGGTGTGCCAGAGCCCGGAGCTGAGCAAGCTGGACCGCGACCTGGCAGCCATCTTCAAAAAAGCCCTGAGCCAGGCCGACAGCGACTCGCAAAAGCTGCTCAAGGCCACCCAGCGCGGCTGGATCAAGGGCCGTGACGAGTGCTGGAAAGCCACGGATGCCGATGCCTGTGTACGCGAGCAGTACCAGACGCGGCTGGTCGAATTGCAGATCAAGTCCGGATCGGTGCAGGTACCGGCGGCGGTCGAATTCGAGTGCGATGACAACGACAAACCCTTCACCGCCGTGTTCTACAACCAGCTCGATCCCCAGGCTGCCGTGCTGACCTACGGCGATGACCAGACCATCGCCATCGCCCAGCGCACGGCCAGCGGCAGCAAGTATGCCCGTGAAGGCGTGGAGTTCTGGGAGCACCAGGGCGAGGCCAAGGTGAAGTGGTATGGCCAGGAACTGACCTGCCGGGCTGCGCAGTGA
- a CDS encoding transporter substrate-binding domain-containing protein, which produces MKTTTLLTRLALSTLLGLSLTAHADEQNLRLGIEASYPPFAYKSQNNELQGFDYDIGEALCAQMKVSCQWKEIEFDGLIPSLKVRKIDAAISSVSITDERKRSVDFTHSYYRIPAKLVTRQGNGIEQIPQQLDGKRVGVQRGTNFDRYATEKFAPLGAEIVRYGTQNEVFLDLLAGRLDASLAGMVAIEEGLFKQAEGAAFHFVGPDYSEERYFGYGAGMAVRKNDPLGQRLNDALAAIKANGTYDSIRKKYFSIDISGN; this is translated from the coding sequence ATGAAAACAACAACACTGCTCACCCGTCTGGCCCTCTCCACCCTGCTGGGGCTGTCGCTCACGGCCCATGCCGACGAGCAAAACCTGCGCCTGGGTATCGAAGCGTCCTACCCGCCATTTGCCTACAAGTCCCAGAACAACGAGCTGCAAGGTTTTGACTACGACATTGGCGAGGCGCTCTGTGCGCAAATGAAGGTCAGTTGCCAGTGGAAGGAAATCGAATTCGACGGCCTGATCCCGTCGCTGAAAGTTCGCAAGATCGACGCGGCCATCTCTTCGGTCTCGATCACCGATGAGCGCAAGCGCTCGGTGGACTTCACCCACAGCTACTACCGCATCCCGGCCAAACTGGTGACGCGTCAGGGCAACGGCATCGAGCAGATCCCGCAACAACTGGACGGCAAACGGGTAGGCGTACAACGCGGGACCAACTTCGATCGCTACGCCACTGAGAAATTTGCGCCGCTGGGTGCCGAAATCGTCCGCTATGGCACCCAGAACGAGGTGTTTCTCGACTTGCTGGCCGGACGTCTGGATGCCTCGCTTGCGGGCATGGTGGCCATTGAAGAAGGGCTGTTCAAACAAGCCGAAGGCGCGGCGTTCCATTTTGTCGGCCCCGACTACAGCGAAGAACGTTACTTCGGCTACGGCGCCGGCATGGCCGTGCGCAAGAACGATCCACTGGGGCAACGCCTGAACGATGCCCTGGCGGCGATCAAGGCCAATGGCACCTATGACAGCATCCGCAAGAAGTACTTCAGCATCGACATTTCAGGCAATTGA
- a CDS encoding RidA family protein, with product MSTLEHFDSNPRLSRVVVHNDLAWLSGIVAADCSQCIEGQTRQILQRLDQLLADVGSSRERLLSVQLWMSDMNGDFATMNTVWTDWLDGAAAPARATAQVVFDDPDIRLELIATAACQA from the coding sequence ATGAGTACCCTTGAACATTTCGACAGCAACCCACGGCTGAGCCGCGTCGTGGTGCACAACGACCTGGCCTGGCTCAGTGGCATCGTCGCGGCCGATTGCAGCCAGTGCATCGAGGGCCAGACCCGCCAGATCCTGCAGCGCCTCGATCAGTTGCTGGCCGATGTCGGCAGCAGCCGCGAGCGCCTGCTCAGTGTGCAGTTATGGATGAGCGACATGAACGGGGACTTCGCCACGATGAATACGGTATGGACCGACTGGCTCGACGGTGCTGCAGCCCCCGCCCGCGCCACGGCCCAGGTGGTGTTCGACGACCCCGACATCCGTCTGGAACTGATCGCCACCGCCGCCTGCCAGGCCTGA
- a CDS encoding FAD/NAD(P)-dependent oxidoreductase, translated as MDAECFDLVIIGAGPAGMAAAVEACSHGLRVALLDEQASPGGQIYRNVQHTDAQRAAILGPDYVSGQALVDAFLASSTHYIAEAAVWQVTAQKAVHFLNNGVAKVIQGRTLLLATGAYERPMPIPGWTLPGVMTAGAGQILLKSAALLPNGPVVLAGCGPLLYLLAVQYLRAGIRPAAVVDTSGHGDLLRGAAHLPGILRGWRDLGKGLGLLGTLRRLKIAHYRAARDLSIEGESQAQALCFTRNGRHHRVAAELILLHQGVVPNTQISNALRLDHDWDNAQHCWTARRSQWGETSLEGVFIAGDGGRIGGALAARQQGRLAALAVARQLQSIEPQQLREREGDCRKRLARHLALRPLLDRLYPPSPQSRAPADDVIICRCEEVRAKDIRAMVALGCLGPNQTKAFSRCGMGPCQGRMCGLSVTELIASERQVTPEHVGYYRIRPPFKPITLAQLASETPVTHRLEAP; from the coding sequence ATGGACGCTGAATGCTTCGACCTGGTGATCATCGGCGCCGGCCCGGCCGGTATGGCGGCCGCCGTTGAAGCCTGCAGCCATGGCTTGCGCGTCGCCCTGCTGGACGAACAGGCCAGCCCCGGCGGGCAGATCTATCGCAATGTCCAGCACACCGATGCACAGCGAGCCGCCATTCTCGGCCCGGATTACGTGAGCGGACAGGCATTGGTGGACGCCTTTCTGGCCAGCAGCACCCATTACATCGCCGAGGCTGCGGTGTGGCAGGTAACCGCGCAGAAAGCCGTGCACTTTCTCAACAACGGCGTGGCCAAGGTGATCCAGGGCCGCACCCTGCTCTTGGCCACCGGCGCCTATGAGCGCCCCATGCCCATCCCCGGCTGGACACTGCCCGGGGTGATGACGGCCGGCGCCGGGCAGATCCTGCTCAAAAGCGCCGCACTGTTGCCCAATGGCCCGGTGGTGCTGGCCGGCTGCGGCCCACTGCTGTACCTGCTGGCGGTCCAATACCTGCGCGCCGGAATCCGCCCTGCGGCCGTGGTCGATACCAGCGGCCACGGGGACCTGCTGCGCGGCGCGGCTCATCTGCCGGGGATCCTGCGGGGGTGGCGGGACCTGGGCAAAGGCCTGGGTTTGCTCGGCACCTTGCGGCGCCTGAAGATTGCGCATTATCGCGCCGCCCGCGACCTGTCCATCGAAGGTGAGTCCCAGGCCCAGGCCTTGTGCTTTACCCGTAACGGTCGCCACCACCGGGTAGCCGCCGAGCTGATACTGCTGCACCAGGGCGTGGTGCCCAACACCCAGATCAGCAACGCCCTGCGGCTGGACCATGACTGGGACAACGCCCAGCACTGCTGGACAGCCCGGCGCAGTCAATGGGGCGAAACCAGCCTGGAAGGCGTGTTCATCGCCGGCGACGGCGGGCGCATCGGCGGTGCATTGGCGGCCCGGCAGCAAGGTCGCCTGGCCGCGTTGGCCGTTGCCCGGCAATTGCAGTCGATCGAGCCGCAGCAACTGAGGGAACGCGAAGGCGATTGCCGCAAGCGCCTGGCCCGGCACCTGGCCCTTCGCCCATTGCTCGACCGCCTGTACCCGCCAAGCCCGCAAAGCCGGGCACCTGCCGACGACGTGATCATTTGCCGCTGCGAAGAAGTACGCGCCAAGGACATCCGCGCCATGGTCGCCCTGGGGTGTCTGGGGCCCAACCAGACCAAGGCGTTCAGCCGCTGCGGCATGGGCCCGTGCCAAGGCCGGATGTGCGGCTTGAGCGTCACGGAACTGATCGCCAGCGAACGCCAGGTAACCCCGGAACACGTCGGTTACTACCGCATCCGCCCGCCGTTCAAGCCCATCACGCTGGCGCAATTGGCCAGTGAAACACCCGTTACCCACCGCCTGGAGGCACCATGA
- a CDS encoding (2Fe-2S)-binding protein, translating into MPTDPLFRPLSVDAATVQICFDGQLLQVPAGVSLAAALLASGVRHSRTTPVSASARAPFCMMGVCFECLVQVDGAPNCQACLTPVRAGMQVHSQRGARHTDPLGDDHGR; encoded by the coding sequence ATGCCCACTGACCCCTTGTTCCGGCCCCTGTCTGTGGACGCGGCCACCGTGCAGATCTGTTTCGACGGTCAACTGTTGCAGGTGCCGGCCGGTGTATCGCTGGCTGCCGCCCTGCTCGCCAGCGGGGTACGCCACAGCCGCACCACCCCGGTCAGCGCCAGTGCACGGGCGCCGTTCTGCATGATGGGGGTGTGTTTCGAATGCCTGGTCCAGGTCGATGGTGCGCCCAACTGCCAGGCCTGCCTGACCCCGGTGCGCGCCGGTATGCAGGTGCATAGCCAACGGGGTGCGCGCCATACCGACCCACTGGGAGACGACCATGGACGCTGA
- a CDS encoding NAD(P)/FAD-dependent oxidoreductase yields MHSSQTIVLGAGLVGMAVAYGLARQGHAVTVLDEGDQAFRASRGNFGLLWVQSKGYRMLPYAQWTRRSAALWPEFARMLAVDSGIDVQLRQPGGFQLCLSTDELEQELARLEWLRDAQQGDYPFECLEGAQLRRRLPGVGEAVVGACYSPLDGHVNPLKLLHALHVACQQWGVKVINGCHIDAIGQHSGGFELAAGRQRWRCEQLVLAAGLGNRALGAQLGETVPLGTTRGQILVSERLQPFLHFPTSTVRQTDEGTVQLGDSAESVGLDDTTSVPVMADIARRAVQSFPCLANVRLVRAWGALRVLTPDGAPIYQALSSAPGAWVVSCHSGVTLAAAHALSLARHIAEQSPASVLAPFSLQRFDPQREFNYAH; encoded by the coding sequence ATGCACAGCTCACAGACCATCGTTCTTGGCGCAGGCCTCGTCGGCATGGCCGTCGCCTATGGCCTCGCCCGCCAAGGGCATGCGGTGACCGTCCTGGATGAAGGCGACCAGGCCTTTCGTGCCTCGCGCGGCAACTTCGGTTTGTTGTGGGTGCAAAGCAAAGGCTATCGCATGCTTCCCTATGCCCAGTGGACCCGCCGCTCGGCCGCGTTATGGCCGGAGTTTGCGCGGATGCTGGCGGTCGATAGCGGCATCGACGTTCAACTTCGCCAGCCCGGCGGCTTTCAGTTGTGCCTGTCGACAGACGAGCTTGAGCAGGAGCTGGCGCGGCTGGAATGGCTGCGTGACGCCCAACAGGGTGACTACCCCTTTGAATGCCTGGAGGGTGCACAGTTGCGCCGGCGCCTGCCCGGGGTTGGCGAAGCGGTGGTGGGCGCCTGCTACTCGCCGCTGGATGGCCACGTCAATCCGCTCAAACTGCTGCATGCCTTGCACGTGGCCTGCCAGCAATGGGGCGTGAAGGTGATCAATGGTTGCCATATCGATGCCATCGGCCAGCACAGCGGTGGCTTCGAGCTGGCCGCCGGCCGCCAGCGCTGGCGCTGCGAGCAACTGGTGCTGGCCGCCGGCCTGGGCAATCGGGCGTTGGGGGCGCAACTGGGTGAGACGGTTCCCCTGGGTACAACACGCGGCCAGATACTGGTCAGCGAACGGCTGCAGCCGTTTCTGCATTTTCCCACCAGCACAGTACGCCAGACCGACGAAGGCACCGTGCAGCTGGGCGACTCCGCAGAGTCCGTGGGGCTGGACGACACCACCAGCGTACCGGTGATGGCCGACATCGCCCGGCGCGCCGTGCAGTCATTTCCCTGCCTGGCCAATGTGCGCCTGGTGCGCGCATGGGGAGCCCTGCGGGTACTGACGCCAGATGGTGCGCCCATTTATCAGGCCTTGAGCAGCGCACCCGGTGCCTGGGTGGTGTCCTGTCACAGCGGGGTGACCCTGGCCGCCGCCCACGCCCTGAGCCTGGCACGGCACATCGCCGAACAGTCGCCCGCCTCCGTGCTGGCACCGTTTTCCTTGCAGCGCTTCGATCCGCAACGCGAGTTCAACTATGCCCACTGA
- a CDS encoding LysR substrate-binding domain-containing protein, with protein sequence MNLRHLEAFRAVMLGQTVTRAAEMLHISQPAATRLIAALEEDIGLTLFDRVKGRLHPTAEAHVLFEEVQRSLLGVERIARTAREIVGLKRGSLHIACAPALGLSFLPRAISAFLADHEQVQITLEVLASREVVDRLMGQRCDLGMIAEPDSYLGPRGELLFRSPLLCALPAGHRLQGQPKVVPEDLEGEAFVSYPSNIASRQYIDAIFAAHGVSRDLRVETQLSLPMCNFVANGQGVALIDAISALEFAGGGVVFLPFEPTVEMDFTLLLPAQVPSSRLLARFIEHLHDFVEQQVPASYRR encoded by the coding sequence ATGAATCTTCGCCACCTCGAAGCCTTCCGAGCCGTAATGCTTGGCCAGACCGTCACCCGCGCCGCCGAGATGCTGCACATCTCGCAGCCGGCGGCCACACGCTTGATTGCGGCGCTGGAGGAGGATATCGGCCTGACCCTATTCGACCGGGTCAAGGGGCGCCTGCACCCGACGGCCGAGGCCCATGTGTTGTTCGAGGAGGTGCAGCGCTCCTTGCTGGGCGTGGAGCGCATCGCCCGTACCGCCAGGGAGATCGTCGGTCTCAAGCGCGGTTCGCTGCACATCGCCTGCGCGCCCGCCCTCGGCCTGTCGTTCCTGCCACGGGCGATCAGTGCCTTTCTGGCCGATCACGAGCAGGTGCAGATCACCCTTGAGGTGCTGGCGTCCCGGGAAGTCGTCGACCGCTTGATGGGGCAGCGTTGCGACCTGGGCATGATCGCCGAACCGGACAGCTACCTGGGGCCGCGGGGGGAGCTATTGTTCCGGTCGCCGCTGCTGTGTGCGTTGCCGGCCGGTCACCGCTTGCAAGGGCAACCGAAGGTGGTGCCGGAAGACCTGGAGGGCGAGGCGTTCGTCTCGTATCCGAGCAACATCGCCTCGCGCCAATACATCGATGCCATTTTCGCCGCCCATGGCGTCAGCCGCGATTTGCGCGTGGAAACCCAGCTCTCGCTGCCCATGTGCAACTTTGTCGCCAATGGGCAAGGCGTGGCCCTGATCGATGCCATCAGCGCATTGGAGTTCGCCGGGGGCGGCGTGGTGTTCCTGCCGTTCGAGCCCACTGTGGAAATGGACTTCACATTGCTGCTGCCTGCGCAGGTGCCGTCGTCGCGGTTGCTTGCACGCTTCATCGAACACCTGCACGACTTTGTCGAGCAACAGGTGCCAGCGTCCTATCGACGCTAG
- a CDS encoding sigma-54-dependent Fis family transcriptional regulator → MSTLKTTTNAMPPSTRLAREILSVDGQVPEGVLRAEIDASWRRSLDHGVGVHSRNDVSLASAASLDLLLARNRLLLDAATAELDYLRGRQGDDGLIILANADATILAVEGTADTLRTSSQAGIAPGTCWSEAERGTNALGTALVEARTVQIDCGEHFLERLADYSCTSVPIHCPQGELFGVLDLTREGPLGRLHDRTALLALAVSQIEGKLFNNSYPEQIVLAFHSRRHYLDSPWQGLLALGMDGRIVAASNQACQLLASPRDNLVGQRCDGLLGMRLEQWLARLQQGKVEHVETAKGGFFYKTLQVPQRPLSVSVPAVPSARQLAPQPDLERLGAGNSRHARALRMARQGLANGLPVVLLGETGSGKEVVARALHQDSARASKPFIAVNCAAIPEGLIESELFGYREGAFTGSRRGGMVGRLQQAHGGTLFLDEVGDMPLALQARLLRVLQERKVAPLGAGQEQDLDIALICATHRDLKAQVQSQQFREDLYYRIHGISVQLPALREREDLPALIRSLLDRLGGEGVQVSSELSSLFAAYHWPGNIRQLEMTLRLLLAMREPGEQELDLMHLPDNLLDELRGSAPPSGGGRMRDSQLALIRQAMDRHGGNVTAAAQALGVSRATLYRKLKQAQP, encoded by the coding sequence ATGAGCACACTAAAAACAACAACAAATGCAATGCCGCCCAGCACTCGTCTGGCCCGGGAAATTCTCTCGGTAGACGGGCAGGTCCCCGAAGGGGTGCTGCGTGCCGAAATCGACGCGTCCTGGCGGCGCAGTCTCGATCACGGGGTCGGTGTGCACAGCCGCAACGACGTCAGCCTCGCCTCTGCGGCCAGCCTGGACCTGCTGCTGGCCCGCAACCGGCTGCTGCTCGATGCCGCCACTGCCGAGCTCGACTACCTGCGCGGCCGCCAGGGCGACGACGGCCTGATCATCCTGGCCAACGCCGACGCCACCATTCTCGCCGTCGAAGGCACGGCCGATACCCTGCGCACCAGCAGCCAGGCGGGCATTGCCCCCGGTACCTGCTGGAGCGAAGCCGAGCGAGGCACCAATGCGCTGGGCACGGCGCTGGTGGAAGCACGCACGGTGCAGATCGACTGCGGTGAGCACTTTCTCGAACGCCTCGCGGATTATTCCTGCACCTCGGTGCCGATCCATTGCCCGCAGGGTGAACTGTTCGGTGTGCTCGACCTGACCCGCGAGGGGCCGCTTGGCCGCCTGCACGACCGTACTGCGCTGCTGGCCCTGGCGGTGAGCCAGATCGAAGGCAAGTTGTTCAACAACAGCTACCCCGAGCAGATCGTCCTGGCCTTCCACAGCCGCCGCCACTACCTCGACTCACCGTGGCAGGGCCTGCTGGCACTGGGCATGGACGGGCGCATCGTGGCGGCCAGCAACCAGGCTTGCCAGTTACTGGCAAGCCCCCGCGACAACCTCGTCGGCCAGCGCTGCGACGGCCTGCTCGGCATGCGCCTCGAGCAATGGCTGGCGCGTTTGCAGCAGGGCAAGGTCGAGCATGTCGAGACCGCCAAAGGCGGGTTCTTCTATAAAACCCTGCAGGTGCCGCAGCGGCCACTGAGCGTCAGTGTGCCGGCTGTACCGTCAGCCCGGCAGCTTGCACCGCAACCGGACCTCGAGCGCCTGGGTGCCGGCAACAGTCGCCACGCGCGTGCGCTGCGCATGGCCCGCCAGGGCCTGGCCAACGGCCTGCCGGTGGTGTTGCTGGGGGAAACCGGCAGCGGCAAGGAGGTGGTCGCCCGCGCCCTGCACCAGGACAGCGCCCGCGCCAGCAAACCCTTTATCGCGGTGAACTGCGCGGCGATCCCCGAAGGCCTGATCGAGTCCGAGCTGTTCGGCTACCGCGAGGGTGCCTTCACCGGTTCGCGCCGTGGCGGCATGGTCGGGCGCTTGCAGCAGGCCCACGGCGGCACGCTGTTTCTCGACGAGGTCGGCGATATGCCGCTGGCACTGCAGGCCCGTCTGCTGCGGGTCCTGCAGGAGCGCAAAGTAGCGCCGCTGGGCGCTGGCCAGGAACAGGACCTGGACATCGCCCTGATCTGCGCCACCCACCGTGACCTGAAGGCCCAGGTCCAGTCCCAGCAGTTTCGCGAGGACCTTTACTACCGTATCCACGGCATCAGCGTGCAACTGCCGGCCTTGCGCGAGCGCGAAGATTTGCCGGCCTTGATCCGCAGCCTGCTGGACCGCCTGGGCGGTGAGGGCGTGCAGGTGTCGAGCGAGTTGAGCAGCCTGTTCGCCGCCTACCACTGGCCCGGCAACATCCGCCAACTGGAGATGACCTTGCGCTTGCTGCTGGCCATGCGCGAACCCGGCGAGCAGGAACTGGACCTGATGCACTTGCCCGACAACCTGCTCGATGAATTGCGCGGTAGCGCCCCGCCCAGTGGTGGCGGGCGCATGCGTGATTCGCAACTGGCGTTGATCCGCCAGGCCATGGATCGCCATGGCGGCAACGTCACCGCGGCGGCCCAGGCGCTGGGCGTCAGCCGCGCGACGCTGTACCGCAAGCTCAAGCAGGCCCAGCCTTGA